A stretch of Ischnura elegans chromosome 4, ioIscEleg1.1, whole genome shotgun sequence DNA encodes these proteins:
- the LOC124157430 gene encoding uncharacterized protein LOC124157430 produces the protein MVRNYARVVGGRRSHGHDNQQIEKAVEAVKSGRMSLRGACKEFGVPKSTVHDILKDKHPKKSGGQTVLSAKEEDQLAQGILKCAEWGIPLRAIDLRLVVREYLNRMGRKEKVFKDNFPGMEWVRGFLSRRRELTVRLGENIKRVRAAVTREVLEKYFNNLEVVLNGVPPENIVNYDETNFSDDPGKSRVIVKRGEKHPSVIKDTSKTSVSVMIAASASGELLPPYTVYKAVHLYPTWVEGGIEGSRFNRNISGWFDITTFEDWFTTTCVPFFKNRQGPKVMIGGSN, from the coding sequence ATGGTGAGAAATTACGCAAGGGTCGTTGGAGGCCGGCGCTCACACGGACACGACAACCAACAAATTGAGAAGGCTGTTGAGGCTGTGAAATCTGGAAGAATGAGTCTTCGGGGGGCCTGCAAGGAGTTTGGAGTGCCAAAATCCACAGTTCACGACATATTGAAGGATAAACACCCAAAGAAATCTGGAGGACAAACGGTTTTATCCGCCAAGGAAGAGGACCAGCTAGCGCAAGGGATTCTCAAATGTGCCGAGTGGGGCATTCCCTTGCGAGCAATAGACTTAAGGTTAGTCGTTCGGGAATACCTGAACAggatgggacgaaaagaaaaagtttttaaagacaACTTTCCGGGAATGGAATGGGTTCGTGGTTTCTTGTCAAGACGGCGGGAACTCACCGTGCGTTTGGGAGAGAACATTAAGAGAGTCCGCGCAGCAGTGACAAGGGAAGTTctggaaaaatactttaataatttagaGGTGGTTTTAAATGGTGTTCCTCCGGAAAATATTGTCAACTACGATGAGACTAATTTCAGTGACGATCCTGGAAAGTCCCGGGTGATTGTTAAGAGGGGGGAGAAACATCCGTCAGTGATTAAGGACACCAGCAAAACGAGTGTTTCTGTAATGATCGCCGCATCAGCGAGCGGGGAACTTTTACCCCCATACACGGTATATAAAGCCGTTCACTTGTATCCTACCTGGGTAGAAGGCGGCATTGAGGGATCGAGGTTCAATAGGAATATTAGTGGATGGTTTGACATCACAACCTTCGAAGACTGGTTCACCACGACGTGCGTGCCATTCTTCAAAAACAGGCAGGGGCCGAAAGTTATGATTGGTGGAAGTAATTAG